The genomic region CATTCACATGCAGGGCCAGGAATTCCAGTAACTCGTACTCTTTAGGCGTTAATGTCAGGTATTCACCCGCACGATTTACCCGCCTTGAACGCAAGTTCACTTTAAGATCATGGACTACAATAACTTCTTCACCCTCTGGTGTTGCATTCGCGAAAAGACGCAATAAATTTCGTATTCTAGCCAGCATCACGTTCAAGTGAATGGGTTCCTCCATTACGTCATTAGCTCCGTAATCCAGCCATTCCACGATGATTTGAGGAGATGCGTTCGACGTGATAACCAGCAGAGGTACAATCTGACCTTTATCTATCCATTGTTTCAACCCTGCCTTCTCCTCTTGATTTCGAAGCGCCTCCCCCTCATCCTGGTCTAGCAGGATGATAAGGTTGAAGTGTGATAACGAATTATCGACGGATTGGTTTAGTTCAGACCCTTCCTTTCGTTGCACCTCATACCCTTCGGCACACAATACGTCCTGAATAAGGTTGACCTGCTCTCCTGCTGCTCCAATCAGCAAAATGGCTGTTTTCACTATTTTCACCCGGCCTGTCTCTGTCCCGCTGCTCGCAGCAATGGTTGGTACAGTTAGCATGCCGTAAAATGAAAAAGTCCATTCCCTTCAGGGAACAGACTTTACTTCTTCCTTGCTTCAGCCAAAGTAGCGGTGAACGAGCGTGCGTGCTTCAGCTGTATCTTTTGTTCCGTGAACGAGGACACGTCCATCCTGGAAAATGACCATTCTATGGACTCCTGTTGTAAAAGAAACCAGAAAAGGATTGGATTCCACTTTACCTTCTTGAAGTCTATCCAGGCGATTCGCCGTATGTTGAAGATCCAGATTCATGCGCCGTGCAGGTCGGATCTGAACCGTATCCCTACCACATAGCACATCAGTTTTCTCCAGATTGGACGCAGAAAGATATGGATACGTTGCCGAATCGCTGCAGGAAGGGCAGTCTTGCTTTTTCGCACCATCCACATTGATGGATATGTATTCGTTCCTCCACACGTCAAATGACAACAACTTGCGTCTCAAAGCATTCGCATTGCCGCTAAGCAACTTCATCGCCTCAGCTGTCTGATTCGCCGTTACCATCTGTACCGCTTGAGGTATG from Paenibacillus sp. FSL R5-0341 harbors:
- a CDS encoding response regulator transcription factor, whose translation is MLTVPTIAASSGTETGRVKIVKTAILLIGAAGEQVNLIQDVLCAEGYEVQRKEGSELNQSVDNSLSHFNLIILLDQDEGEALRNQEEKAGLKQWIDKGQIVPLLVITSNASPQIIVEWLDYGANDVMEEPIHLNVMLARIRNLLRLFANATPEGEEVIVVHDLKVNLRSRRVNRAGEYLTLTPKEYELLEFLALHVNEACTRSDILREVWGYEHAMDTNVVDVYIKHLRVKVDKGRSVKLIHTVRGIGYMLHDKN